The sequence CCGCCTCTACCAAGAGTTGTGATCTCTCCACTTTTACTAACGCCTTGAAACCCAGCAACAATAACAACACGTCCCTGCTCTAAATGGGGTAGAATTCGATGCGGCTTTACTTCAATAATCCTAGCATCTGAATGCCTTTCGCAGGTGATAATCCCTGACTGACTCCCTGTAAAACTAATCGCCTCTTTATTTTTTCTAGCAAGTGCCATTGCAAGAAGAGAAATGCTGATGCGCTCTCCTACAGAAACAAGCATATCATACTCTCTTCTTGGAGGTGTAGGATGAACTTTTTTTGCAAGCGCAATCAGCTCATCCGTTGTATTCCCCATAGCGCTTACAACGACCGCAATTTTGTCATAGTACTCACATCTTGCAAGAATAATTTCAGCAATCAGCGAAAACTGTTCAGGAGATGCAACTGCGGCTCCTCCAAACTTCATAACCAACGTGCTCATTCTTTACAAAATCCTAAAAAAATTATACCTGGATTCATCAATTAGGATACTCTATAAAGAAGAATTGTATCAATATAAAGAACAAAGTTAGTAAACCCTACAAAAACTCAAAAAATATGAGCTATCAAACAAAGAGCCTCAATAATCATTTGCATTTTTTGGCGACACTCTGTAACCTACTCGCATTAGAAAGAAAAGTGAGCGCATGAAGCTGTGGCGCCATAAAAAACTTAGGAGAAACCTTTAAAATGTCAAAAAACGCAAAAAACGCCTGGAGCAATGATAATCTTCTAGACGACATCCAATTTCAAGAAGATGAAGCTCAACTCTTTAAATCCCTTCTGGACAACTCTGAAAAGCACGATACAGAAGGAGCTCCACTACTTTCACCAGGCACACTTTTGAAGGGACATATTGTTGAAATTACAAAAGACTTTGTCGTTGTTGATGTAGGCCTTAAGTCTGAGGGATTAGTCCCTATTCAAGAATTTTCTGACCCATCTGAAATTGTTCTTGGAGGCGATGTTGAAGTATTTCTAGATCAACCAGAAGATGAATACGGCCAGATCGTACTCTCAAAAGAAAAAGCAGAGCGTCAACGTCAATGGGAAAACATCATCCAAAACTGTGAAGAGGGTTCCATTGTTACAGGACGCATTGTACGTAAAGTTAAGGGCGGCCTCATGGTGGATATTGGTATGGAAGCATTCCTACCAGGCTCACAAATCGACAACAAACGCATTAAAAACCTCGATGAGTATATTGGCAAGGCTTATGACTTTAAGATTCTCAAAATCAATATCGATCGTAAAAACGTTGTAGTCTCTCGAAGAGAACTTCTAGAAGCTGAACGCATCTCCAAAAAAGCAGAGATGCTCGAGTCAATCAAAGAAGGCGAAGTTCGCAAAGGTATTGTAAAAAATATCACTGACTTCGGGGTCTTTTTAGACTTAGACGGTATTGATGGCTTGCTTCATATTACCGATATGACATGGAAGCGTATCAAGCACCCATCCGAAATGGTTGGACTTGGCGAAGAGCTTGAAGTCATGATCCTTAGCATTGATAAGGACAAGGGACGCGTTGCCCTTGGACTTAAGCAAAAAGAGAGTAATCCTTGGGATGAAATCGAACAAAGATATCCTCAAGGCACCCGCGTGCGCGGAAAAATTGTCAACCTTGTTCCTTACGGTGCATTTATTGAGATCGAACCTGGAATTGAAGGACTCATCCATGTTTCTGAAATGTCTTGGATTAAAAACATTTCTGATCCAAGCGAAGTCGTCAATAAAGGACAAGAGGTTGAAGCTATCGTATTGTCCGTCCAAAAAGAAGATGGCAAGATTTCTCTTGGTTTAAAGCAAACAGAGCATAACCCATGGGCTGATGTTGACTCAAAATATCCTGTAGGGGCAAGTGTTCAAGTAGAGATTCGCAATCTAACCAATTATGGTGCTTTTGTAGAACTTGAACCTGGTATTGATGGCCTCATTCACATTTCTGACTTGAGCTGGATCAAGAAGGTGTCTCACCCCTCTGAAGTACTTAAAAAAGGCGATAAAGTTGAAGCAGAGATTCTTTCTGTCGACAAAGAAAGCAAGAAGATCACTTTGGGAGTAAAGCAATTAAGCCCCAATCCTTGGAAGTCCATTGAAAAGACAATGCCAGTAGGCTCTCTAGTAAAGGGAATTGTATCAAAAATTGCTGCCTTTGGAGCTTTTGTGGAATTGGACAATGGCATTGAAGCTTTAATCCACGTAACTGAAATCTCTGACCAAGCGTTTGGTAAAATTGAAGATGTTATCTCTAAGGGTCAAGAAGTAACTGCTAAAGTTATCAAGCTGGATCCGGAGCACAAGAAGATTGCTCTCTCTATTAAGGAATATCTGGTAGACGAAAATAAAGTAAATCGAGACGATATCATTGTAACTCCTCATTCAGCTAAGTCCTCTTCTCGTAAAACTAAAAATAATAGTGCAAAAGATGAAGACGAAGAATTGGATGGAGATACTTTTGTATAAAAGAGAAAGTTAAGCTTCAATAATTAAGCCATGCCTTGCTCTAAATAAACTAAGGCAGCAAATTTAAGTTCTAAGTACATTTAGAACTTAAAACAGCAAAGCCCAAGTAATACTGAGGAGCAGGGGCTAAGAGGCAAGGGCTAAGAGGCAGGGGCTGAGAAGCAAGGAAGGACTAATTGAGACTTTCTCTCTTTTTCAATTTGACAATTTTTACTCGTGAAATTAAGGCATAAAAAACATGAACAAAGATTTACTAGCTATCTTCGAATATATGGAACGCGAAAAGGGTATAAAGCGCGATATCATCATTGCAGCAATTGAAGAATCGCTAAGAGCCGCAGCGCGTAAAAGTGCTCAAGGCATTGCTAATGTTTCTGTGCATATTAATTCTAAAACCGGAGATATCGAGGTCTTAAGTGAACGTGAAATTGTAGAAACTTCTACAGATCCTTCTGAAGAGATCTCTCTCGAAGATGCAAGAGTATTAGATCCTGAGTGTGAAATCGGGCAAGTCATTGATATAGTAATCACGCCTAAAGATTTTGGTCGCATAGCCGCGCAAACTGCAAGGCAAATTATTTCTCAAAAAATTCGAGGGGCTGAGCGCGACGTAATCTACGAAGAATATAGACACCGCATTAATGAAATTGTTTCTGGATCCGTCAAACGCTTTTCAAAAGGCATTAATCTAGTTGTGGACTTAGGTAAAGTTGAAGCTATACTTCCTGCTAAGCATTATCCAAAAACTGAGCGTTATCAGGTTGGTGATAAGATCCATGCTCTTTTACTTAATGTTGTTGACCTTGAGAATGGTGGAGCAGAGGTTGTGCTTTCAAGGACTGATCCTGAGTTTGTAAAGCAACTCTTTATCAATGAAGTTCCTGAAATTAATGAAGGTATCATCTCTATTGAAAAAATTGTACGCGATCCTGGTTACCGAACAAAAATCCTCGTACGCTCAAACGATCTAAAAGTAGATGGTGTTGGAGCCTGTGTAGGTATTCGAGGAACACGTGTAAAAAATGTTGTAAGAGAATTAAACAATGAAAAAATTGATATCATTCCTTACTCTGATGATGCTATTGAAATCTTACAAAATGCTCTTGCTCCTATTGAAATACGTAAAATTAGTGTTAATGAAGAAAATGGTGAAGAAGTTATCTCTATCGTTGTAGATGATAAAGATTTTGCAATTGTCATTGGCAAGAGAGGAATGAATGCCAGACTTAATGGCGATTTAATTGGCTACTCTCTTGATGTACAACGTATGAGCGACTATACAAGAGCTATGGCAATCCAACAAAGTGAACTTATAGCATCAGATGACTCCTCTTTGGATGAACCCCTAGATATTCCCGGTATTAATACCCTCGTTATTCAGAACCTCTTGCATGCAGGATTTGATACCGCCCGAAAAGTTCTCTCTCAAAAACCAGAAGAACTTATGAAAGTGCCAGGTATCAGCTTAGACATGGCTTATACAATTTTAGAACAGGTGAGCAAAAAAAGGATATAACCCTTGGCCAAAAATCTCAAATTAAATATTAAAAATACGCAACTCGCACAAGCCTTAAATCTTGGAAAATTAAAAAATAAACTTGCAAGCAATAAACCTGTCAAGCCTAAAAAGCAAGATATAGAAGAAGAAGTTGTTCCTCCAACGGACTCTTCTAGTTTACCTGTTGAAGACGAACCAAGACGAGTAAAGGCAAGAGCAAAGGGCGCAGGACCCGTACGACAAGAGCTGGAAAATGTAGCACCTGTAGAACAAATTAGTGCAACGCCTTTTTCAAAAGAAGCTGCAGAGCTTTTAGAAGCGGAAGAGGAACATCAAAGGCGTATTGCTAAAGGTAAAAGTTTTCTTCAAGGTGATGATGAAAGCACAATTGTTTCAGAAGTAAGTACTGAAGAGGCAACACCTGAAGAACATGCTGAAGAGCCTTTACCATCAAGCTCAAATTTACCTACAGAAAGTAGTCCAAAGACTGAAAGTTCCCCACAAGGAGGCATGACTCATCCTGAAGTAAATAGAGCTTTACCAGAGCATAGAACGGCTAAGCAAGCACCAAAGAAGAGCGCACCTCAAGAAGCACCTTATCGAAAAGAAGCTCCTAAACATGCCCCTAAATATGCAGCGCCTTTCATCTCTGATCAATTTAGAGGAAGAAAAGATCAAGATACTTACCTTGCATCAACACCTCGCGTTAAGCTAGGGCCTACAGGAAGGCACATAAAGGACCTCGTCAAACCAAAACCAGAGCCTATTAAAAAAGAAGCCTTTCCCTTCAAAGGCCCTAAAAATCTTGAAACAACTCCTAGCTATGATAGTGGTAAGCAAAAAAGCTTTAATGAACAACCTGTTCCTCCAAAAGAGGAGCAAGGTGGCACAAGACACATAAAACGCAAAGAAGATTCTAGTGTTGCATCAGAAAGTGACGTACGTCGTGGCGGAAAAGCAAAAGAATTTTTAGACATCAAACCACTTAAAAAGCAAGGAGTTAAAGGCTTTGATTCTAGAGATAGACAAGGACTTGGGCTTAGTGATGAGGATGGATGGAGAAGAAGAAAAGCAAAACAAGTGCGTCACGAAGTTGAGGACACAACCATTCGACCTACATCTTTAAAAATACGCGTTCCTATCAGCATTAAAGACCTTGCTGTTGAAATGAAATTAAAAGCCGCTCAACTTGTTTCTAAACTATTTTTACAAGGTCTTGTTGTTACCCTAAACGACCTACTTGAAGATGAAACAACCCTTCAACTTTTAGGACATGAATTTGGGTGCGATATTCAAATTGACAAGACAGAAGAACAGCGCATTCGCATCACAAACCAAACCATTCAAGAAGAAATTCAATCCATAGATCCATCGCTCTGTATTACAAGGGCACCTATTGTTACTTTTATGGGCCACGTTGACCATGGTAAAACAAGCTTGATCGATGCCATCAGAAAAAGTAACCGCGTTTCCGCAGAAGCTGGTGCAATTACTCAGCACATAGGAGCTTTTCGCTGCTCAACAGCCGTTGGTGATCTTACTATTTTAGACACACCTGGGCATGAAGCTTTTTCTGCTATGAGGTCTAGAGGAGCCGCTGCAACCGATATTGTTGTTCTTGTCATCGCAGGTGATGAGGGTATAAAACAACAAACATTAGAAGCTCTTGAGCAGGCACGAGCTGCCAATGTTACCATTGTTGTTGCTCTTAACAAATGTGACAAGCCAGGTTTCAATGCTGAGAATGTTTATCAACAGCTTGCAGCTCAAAATCTCCTTCCAGAATCGTGGGGAGGCTCAACCATTACAGTGAACTGCTCTGCAGTAAGTGGTGTAGGTATTCCCGAATTATTAGAGATGCTTGCCCTTCAAGCAGAAGTTTTAGAGTTGAAAGCAGACCCTAATACTCGTGCTAGGGGTACTGTGCTTGAATCAGAAATGCATAAAGGCCTTGGCGTTGTTGCAACTGTTTTAGTTCAAAATGGAACATTGAGGTTGGGAGATTCCGTTGTTTTTGATCAGCTCTGGGGACGCGTAAAAACTATGCGCGACGAACATGGGAAAAATTTAACAGAAGCAGGCCCTTCTACTCCCGTAGAAATTACTGGTATTTCGGGTCTTCCAGAAGCAGGGCATGAGTTTATTGTTGTAAAGAGCGAAAAAGAAGCAAGAAATATCGCTGAAACTAGAGCTGAGGGTATTAAACAATCTTCATTATCACAAAAGAAAAAGCTCACGATCGAAAACCTCATGCAACAGGCAGCAACCTCTCAGAAAAAGAGCGCTAATTTCATTTTAAGAGCAGACGTTCAAGGTTCTTTAGAAGCTCTCAAAGCTTCCCTACTCAACATTCAATCCTCAAAAATTGATGTAAATATTATCTCATCTGGCGTTGGGGAAATTTCTGAATCTGACGTAGAATTAGCAACAGTTTCTGATGCTGTCATTATAGGTTTCCACACGCAAATTGAGAGCCATGCAGAAACACTCATTAAGCAATCAGGTATAAAAGTGCACATGCATAATGTTATCTATCATGCAATTGATGATGTAAAAAAACTTCTGCTCAGCCTACTTGATAAAATCCCAGAAGAGCGTGATTTGGGTGCCGCTGAAATTACAACTACTTTTAAAGCTTCTCAACTTGGCACCATTGCTGGCTGCCTTGTAACAGAGGGTACTATTGTACGTAATCAGCGCGTACGCCTTATCAGAAACAATGAGGTAATCTGGAAAGGACACATCGCATCTCTAAAAAGGGTCAAAGAAGATGTGAAAGAAATAAAAAAAGGTTTTGAGTGCGGAATCTTGCTTGAGGGACAAAATGATGTCCAACCAGGCGATATTATCCAATGTTATGAAATTTACTACCTAACTCAAGAGCTGTAAAACAATGGGTGGGAAAAGAACAGATAAACTCAACTCCCTGCTACAAGAGGTAATTTCTGAAGTCATCCGACAAGACGTTAGAAATCCTCATGTACACCCACTTGTGGCTGTTACTAAAGTAGAAATTACAAGTGATCTCTCCTATGCTAAAGTTTTTATTAGCATCATTGGCACAGATGAGGAAAAGGCTAAGACTGTACAAGCTCTTCAATCAGCTGCGGGTTTCATTGCAATACACGCATCAAAAAAAATTGTTTTACGTCATTTTCCAGAACTTACTTTTAAAGTCGATGACTCTGTAGAAAAACAGATACGTATTGACTCTGTAATTCACAAGATTAAAACAGAAAGAGAGCTACGAGAAAACAAAAACAATAACCTATGAAAGGCATTTTACCAGTAACCAAGCCTCTTGGGAAAACTTCTTTTTACGTAGTTGCCTGTATAAGACGTTTGTTTTCAGAAAAAACCGTAGGTCATGCAGGTACTTTAGACCCCTTTGCAACAGGTGTCATGATTATCTTGATTGGCAAAGCCTTTACGCGCCAAAGCAACCAATTTTTAAATCAAGACAAAGAATATGTAACAAGGCTTCTTCTTGGAAAATCTACTGACACTTACGACCTTGATGGGCAAATTACAGCAACCTCTGACTACGTACCTACATTGTCTGAAATAGAGGCAAAACTACAGCTCTTTCAAGGAACTATTGAACAAACTCCACCTATGTTTTCTGCAAAAAAAGTGAATGGTAAAAAGCTTTATGAGCTTGCAAGGCAAGGAAAAACGATCGAAAGAAAACCTTGTGTTATCAATGTTCAAACAGAACTTCTCTCTTATGCATACCCTTACCTAGATCTTAAGGTTACATGTAGCAAAGGTACATATATCCGCTCTATTGCACATGATTTAGGACTTTTGCTCTCTTCTTATGCACATCTTACAGAACTTAAGAGAACAAGAAGCGGCCAGTTTTCTTTAGACTGCTGCCTAGACCTTGAAAAACTTCTTTCAATAAACTTTTCTGAAAGCTTTTTTTCTGTTGACGAACAAGGCATCATCCATACCTGTGACTCTTTACTATGCACGTATTAAAAACACTTTGCAGCCCAAACAAGGAACTTACAAATCCCATTGCTCTAAGCATTGGCGTGTATGACGGCCTTCATGAGGGGCACATTGCTGTTCTACAACGACTAAAAGAAGCAGCAGGCCCAAAGGGAACAACCATTGTCATCTCGTTTAACAACAACCCAGCAGAAATTATAAAAGGACAATCTGTTTTTCCTATCTATTCCAATGAAGAACGCATCGCTCTTTTTGAGCTTCTTAAAATAGATATACTGTTTCTTATTCCCTTTACCGAAGAGATCGCAAAACAAAGTGCAGAACAATTTTTAAAAGAAATTAAACATTATTTATCTTTTTCTCATCTTATTCTAGGCTATGATGCCGTACTTGGAAATAAACGAGAAGGTACTCAAGAAAAAATCATCTCCTTATCAAAATCTCTTGATTTCGAAGTAGAGTATTTACCCCCTGTTTGTGACCAATCCGGCCCCATTTCCAGCACTCGCATACGTCTTCTTATCCAGGCTGGCAACCTAAGAGATGCAGAAATCCTTCTTGGCAGGCCATATAGACTCAATCATTGATTAGACTTCTTGCGTAATTACATTTGCTTGTTAAAATTGTCTTTTTTGACATCTTTATCGTTAAATTTTTCTAAGCAAAGCTAATTATGCAAGAAGTCTATTATCTCAATTCTTGAACTTGTTTGTGCATAAAAAGATTGAAAAGTTGCCAGAAGATCCCTAAGATTGAGCAATTTAAACCCAAAGCTCAGGTTTTTAGGATTATTTTGTTGGAAAACATATCTCATTAGAATATGATGAGCCTTAAGAAATTTAGTAAAGTTAAATATAGAAAGGCTAAGGCTTTAGGTGCAGCTTCAGGTGTGACTTTAATGTCCTCACATAACAACTTGACATAACGCAAAAACAACTTGATTTAGTTGGCGATATCAAAACCGTAGAGAGGTTTATGATACAGTGTACTAATGGCTCCTCTGAATAGACAAGCATGATGCAAGCATTACGCAAGCACGATGCAAGTATGGTACGGGCATAGTAAAGACGCGCAAATAACCACATTGAATCAGTAGTTCAGCTTAAGTTATGGCTTAACCCAGAATTGGAGTCGTGTTTAATAATATGGATAAAAGAGGATTTTAAATCAGACAGAGTTTTACCTAACAAACTGATTACAAACTCCTTTTAGGGCCACGGATTGAACTTGCAACTATAAGACCTGCCTTTCGTCATAGAAATATAGGTGACGAAATGGAAGAAATACTTCTTAACATCGAGTCCAAAGAAACTCGCTACGCCCATTTAAAACATGGACAACTCTACGACTTAGTTGTAGAAAGAAAAAAAGCAAGACAGCTTACCGGTAATATTTACCGAGGAAAAGTTACCAATATCCTCCATAATATCCAATCGGCCTTCATCGATATTGCTGAAGGAGAAAATGGGTTTATTCACATTTCAGACATTCTAGAAAATACCAAAAAATTTGAAGAGATGTTTGATATGGACTTCGAATTTGAAGAGTTACCCTCCAAACAAAAAAAACCTCAACAAAATATTGAACAAGTGATGAAAATTGAACAACCTGTTCTTGTTCAAGTTGTTAAAGAACCCATTGGCTCTAAAGGCGCAAGGCTTACTTCTAATATTTCCATTCCTGGAAGGTATTTGGTCTTGCTGCCTAATTCCGCTCATAGAGGTGTTTCTAGGAAAATTGAGGACCGCGTTGCAAGAGAGCGCCTTAAAAAATTAATTCGAGCTTTTGAAATGCCCCAAGACATGGGACTTATTTGTAGGACTGCAAGTAAAAATGCTACAACAGATGCTCTTATTGCTGAAGCCCATGATCTTTTAAAAACTTGGCAAGGCATTGTAGAGCGCTTCACCCAAACGACTAATCCCGCATGCCTCTATCTGGAATCAGACCTCATTAAACGAGCAGTAATGACTGCTGTCGATAAAAAACTAAACCGTCTTTTAGTTGATGACTACGATACTTATCAGGTATGCAAACATCTCTACTCCAAATACGCTACAGAACATTTTGTCAAAATTGAGCTGTATCGCGACAAAATGCCCATGTTTGAGCGCTTCAATGTGGAAAAAGAAGTTGATAAAGCTTTAAGGCATAAAATCTGGCTTCCAACTGGGGGCTACCTCTTTTTTGATCGCACAGAAGCCATGTATACAATCGATGTAAATTCTGGGCGCAGTACAAAAAATAATGGGGATGTTGAAGAAACTCTTGTACGCATAAATCTAGAAGCAGCAGAAGAAATCTCTAGACAACTACGCATTCGAAATATCGGCGGACTTGTAATCTGTGACTTTATAGATATGCGTATTCGAAAAAACCAACGTCGCGTCTTAGAAAAACTCAAAGAGTGCATGAAAGAAGACTCAGCAAAGTGCACAATCCTTGGCATTAGCGAATTTGGCCTTGTAGAAATGACCAGACAGCGCAATCGCGAGTCACTCACGCAAACGCTTTTTACAAATTGCCCCTACTGCTATGGAAGTGGGCTCATCAAGACACATGAAAGTATTTCTATTGAAATTGAGCGGGCATTGAAAAAAGTGATCAGCTATAGCCAAGAATTTGCTGTACGTATTGTAGTCCATCCAGAGCTTAGTCGTAGCCTTGATGGGGGCGACAAGCATTTCTTACATAAGCTCGCAAAAAAGCTGGGTGCTGATGTTGAATTTGATATAAATGATGAGTTACATATTAACGACTACCAATTCTACTCCTCTGTTAATGGTAAAAAAATTGAGGTATAGTTTTTATGTATTTTTCTGAACAGCTAAAAAAATATACAGAACAAGGCATTATTCCCCAAAACTATCACGAAGTACTAAGCTTCTTCTATAAGAGCTATAAAGAGTCTGTAGCTCAGGCAGATGACTCTTTAGATGGTCAAGAAGTCATTTTTTTAAAACTTCTCGAACTACTAAAAAAGGAAAAAGAACATCCCTTTATTTTTGAACATTACCACCAACAAGTACGCGCTCCATTCGACTATTATCAATTTGGAATTGACTTTGCAAGACCACTCATCGATAAAAAAGCATCTGTCATAGTAAATAAGCATAATTTAGTAAAAATTAGAGAATATTTATCACGAGATGAAAACGTTGTACTTCTTGCAAACCATCAAACAGAAATGGATCCACAAATCATTCAATGCCTTCTTGAAGATGCTAATTTCGACTTTGCTTCTAACATGATCTTTGTTGCTGGAGAAAAAGTCGTTACAGATCTATTGGCTATACCCTTTAGTATGGGATGCAACCTACTTTGCATCTACTCTAAAAGACATATCGACCATGATCCAGAGCTAAAATCTCAAAAACAGCAGCACAACCAAAAGACAATGAAGCGCATGAGCGCACTTTTCAAGGAAGGGGGTAAATGCATCTATGTAGCTCCTAGTGGAGGAAGAGATCGAAGAAATAAAGAAGGTCTCATAGAGGTTGCTCCATTCGATGCGAACAGTATCGAAATGTTTCGTCTAATGGCGCTACAATCCAAAAGCAATACTCACTTTTTTCCATTAGCATTGAGTACTTACGATATTCTTCCGCCACCTTCAACGATTGAAAAAGGTGTTGGAGAAAAACGCTCTGCTACAAGAGCAAAAGCCCATCTTTGCTTTGGAGACGAGTGTGACATGCACGCCTTGCATGAAAAGCCAGCAAGCTGCAAACATGAAAAAAGAAAACTCATTGCTGATGCCATTTGGAATCAAGTAAAACAGGATTTCCTTATGCTCACAAAATTGTAACCAGGATATTTGCTATGCAAAAAAACATTCATCTTTTTTTCTTTCTGTTATTTTCTTTATTTTCTATAGCTTATGGCGCAGAAAGTGATCATTATACCATCATTAAAGATGAAAATCCTGTACATATACTCACACCTTCCATAGCCAAGCGAGAAACAGTAAAAATACGCCTATCTAATGGTTTAGAAGCATTACTTATATCAGATCCTGGCCTTGACAAATCAGGAGCTGGTATTGCGGTAGAAGCTGGCAGCTGGCAAAACCCTAAAAAGCATCTTGGTATGGCTCACTTTTTAGAACATCTTCTCTTCCTTGGCACAAAGAAGTACCCTGATGAAGCTGGTTATGCACGTTTTCTAGACGAACATGGAGGCATGCGAAATGCTTTCACTGAAAATGATCGCACTGTCTACATGTTCTCTGTCAATAATGACTCTTTTGCAGAGGCTCTTGATCAATTTTCTCGCTTTTTTATCGACCCTCTCTTTAACCCATCAGGCGTTGCAAGAGAGTCTCATGCAATTGATCAAGAATACGCAAAAAACCTTCAAAATGACAACTGGAGGTTATATCATGTTAGAAAAGCTCTCGAAAACCCTCTACATCCAGATAGCGACTTTAGTATAGGGAACTTAAATACCATCTCCAAAATTTCTCCCGACGTTGTAAGACAATGGTATGAGGATCATTATAGCGCAAACCTCATGCACTTAGTGATC comes from Chlamydiales bacterium and encodes:
- a CDS encoding 1-acyl-sn-glycerol-3-phosphate acyltransferase; its protein translation is MYFSEQLKKYTEQGIIPQNYHEVLSFFYKSYKESVAQADDSLDGQEVIFLKLLELLKKEKEHPFIFEHYHQQVRAPFDYYQFGIDFARPLIDKKASVIVNKHNLVKIREYLSRDENVVLLANHQTEMDPQIIQCLLEDANFDFASNMIFVAGEKVVTDLLAIPFSMGCNLLCIYSKRHIDHDPELKSQKQQHNQKTMKRMSALFKEGGKCIYVAPSGGRDRRNKEGLIEVAPFDANSIEMFRLMALQSKSNTHFFPLALSTYDILPPPSTIEKGVGEKRSATRAKAHLCFGDECDMHALHEKPASCKHEKRKLIADAIWNQVKQDFLMLTKL